In Planctomycetota bacterium, the genomic stretch GGGCATGTTCGCGATTCGTATCTTGCCGGCGGAGGTGGGTGCCGAACCTCCGGTGGTGCCGCTGCCTGATCCGCGGAAGCCCAAGGGGGCCGACGATCGCAAGGTTCCAGCGCGGCAGACGGCATTTCGCCGCGCGGTTCCGAATGGCTCGCTGTTTGTCTCGCTGGCCTCGCCCAGCAGTTTCTCGCAAATCGCCAACATCGCCACTCAAAACACGCCCACGCTTGCGAATGGCGCCGGCGCTGGAGGTGGCATGGGGGCGGGGCTCGCGGGTGCGGGAGCTGGTGGAGCAGGTGCCGCCGGCGCCGCCGTCGGTGGCGCAGGGGGAGCAGGTGGACTCGGCTCTCTCGGGGGCATTGCCGGCGGCATTGGCGCCGTAGGCGCCGCCGCAGCCATGGGTTCCAAGAACTCGACCACCAGTACGACGTCGTCCAGCAATTCGTCGTCCAGCAGCGGCTCCTAAGCCCAACGCCACGACTTACCGTTGATTTGCGGCATGCTATTCTTGTCGAATGCTCGCTGGCGACGCTGCGCGCCAGGGTAACGCATTGGCTGACTGGCGGGCCTTGTTTTCCAGGTAAGTGCGGCGGGACTATGGCTCTGGGCGAAAACGATTCGGAACGTCGCATCGGCAGCGCACGCCTGCGATCGAGCGTGGACGAAGAGCCTGGTTGGGGCTATCGCCTGGGCCAGTTCGCCTGTCAGGGATTGCTGTTGTTGCTCGTGGCGGTGGTTCCCTGGTTTTTCGGAGGCGTCTACGCCAATGCCCAGGTCTACTGCGCCGCGGCGCTGGGTCTCGCGTTGTGCGGCTGGATATGCCTGCTGCCAGGACGTCAGCAAGGCAACGAAACCTTGCCGATGTCGATTGCGCCGCTGCTCGTCGCGCTATTGATCCCGCTGTGGCAGCTTTGGCCGCTAGGTCCGTCGGCCATTCGCGCGCTGGCCCCCCGTGTGGCCGCGTGGCGAGAAACGCTGCTCATTCCGCCGACTGGCGGGCACGACCTGCCTCCCGTCGTGAATCGGGCCACGACTAGCAACGATGCGAAGCCTGTGTCCCGAGCGCCGATCAGCCTCTATCCCTCCGGCACCCGCCGCCGAGCGGCGCTGCTGGTGATGGGCGTGGCGGCGTTCGCGCTGGGGTCACGATTCTTTCGCCGTCGTGAACCGTTGCTGGCGCTGATTTCCGTGACGGCCGTGTGCGGCGTCGCCCTGGCGTTTTTTGGCATTCTGCAAAAGCTCTCCTGGCGGGGAATGATCTACGGCATCTATCCACTGATCAACGGAGGCAACCCGTTCGGCCCGTACATCAATCGCAACAATGCGGCCGGGTTTTTGAATATCGCCCTCGGTTGCAGCTTGGGGCTGATGCTGTGGCAAATCGGCCGCCGCAACTATCGATCGGCGGCGTCCGAGGCCGAGATCGAATTCCTGAATCAGGGAGTCGGGCTGATCGGGCGAGCGATTCAGGATCTTCGCGACGCGATTGGCGCGCTGACGGCGATGCGCTTGGCATTGCTGGCCGGACTGGTCATGGTGGTCGCCGGAGTGAGCGCCTCGCTCTCGCGCGGCGGTATTTTAGCGATGTTCGTCGGGTTGTTGCTGGCCTGCTGGATGATCCGCCGACTGCGCGGCGCCTGGCTAGCCCTGGCGGCGATGGTGCTGGTGATGATCGGCGCCGCGGCCATGCTGAGCTTTACCGGGCTGGCCCAAATGGTCGAAGCGCGAATCCAATCGGCGATCAGCCTGGGAACCAGTGACGATAGCGGCCGCTCGAAGCTGCTCGACGTCGGCTTGAGAACCGCCGCGGACTACTGGCTGCTGGGCGGCGGCCTGGGCACATTTCGCTACACGCATCAGCCCCACGGCCAGGGGTTTCGCAGCGTCTTTTTTGAGTATGCCGAGAATCAATACCTTGAGACCTGGGCCGAAGCTGGCATGCCAGGGCTGTCCCTGCTGTTGGCCGAAATCGGACTGATGGGCTGGGTCTGTCTGCGATTGATCCGCGCGTCGCAACGCAACGTCGAAAACCTCTGGGTTAGCGTAACCCTGTTGGTGCTGCTGGCCACTCAGTTGGTCCAGGCGCTTGTCGACTTCGGGTTGTACTACCCGGGAAACTTCTTGCCGTTCGCATTGATCTGCGGAGCTTGCGCCGGGCGCGTTACGCTGATCGACGCGCAATCCTCGTCCAATCGACGCTGGACGATTCTGTCCGGCGCCGCCTGGTTGTCGCCCGTGATTGCGGTGACGTTGCTGTTGGCGACCTGTTGGGCGTGGAGCGAGTCAACAGCTCGCGCGGCGATCGAGCGCGACACCTTCACTCGTCGCTGGGACGACCGGCCCGATGCGTTGAGTCTGGACGAAGTCGAAGCCACGATCGAACGCCTGGGCCAGGCGCTCGATCGCGAACCCGGCGACGCCGTGGGCCAAATGCGACTGGCGCACATGTGGATCAGACGCTTCCGGCTGTTGGCGCTGGCGACCTTGCAAGCTGAAGTCACCACGCAAACCGCCGAGCAATTGTGGCCGCTGACCGACATCGGGGCGTTGCACGCGCGGGCCATTCAATTGCAGCGTTCGCCCGACGGCAATCAACTAGACCAGCTGCGCAGCGATCCGCTGGTAACCACCAATCTGCACCCGGCCTGGCGTCACCTGACCGCGGCGCGCGATGCCTGCCCGATGATGGCCGAGCCCCATTACTATCTGGGAGCGCTCTGTTTCCTGGTGGGCGATGCCGATCGGGACGAACCCTATCTGGACGCCATGCTGGTCGTCGCCCCACACCACGCCGAATTGATTCTCATGGCGGGGATGCTCGATTTCGACGCGGGGCGCAAGGATCACGGCTTGGAGCGGATGCGCACCGCTTGGGAAGCCTCGGTCGGCCACGGCGATGATGTGATGCGCTCGGTCGCTCCGCGACTGGGTTTCGACGAGTTGCTTAATAAAGTGTTCCCACGCAATCCGGAAATGTTGGCCACGCTGGCCGAAACCTATTACGGCGGGGACGAGAACCGATCCGCGCGCGAACGGCTGGCGCGACGGTCGGCTGAGATACTTGAACAAATTCCGGCGGCCGTCCTGGATGATGAACGCCGCTTGGCCATCCGCGGCCGGCTGGCTGTGCTGATGAACCGAGTTCCCGAGGCGATTGAGTTGTTTCAACAATGCCTCAAGCAGCGACCCGAAGATCTTCACACTCGGCTACGGCTGATTAACGAGTTGCGAAAGGCGGGACGAGTTGAGGAAGCCCGGAATGTGGCAAAACTAGGGCTGTTCTTGGCACCGAGCAGCAAGGAATTGCGTTTCGCCTTGAGTCAACTCTAATCACGCCCCACGCCATCTGGGGGGGCTAGAGAAGGCGTGCCTTTAGCGGTCAGAACATTTGCAGCGCAGGTAACGGATGCGCCGTCGCGCGAAGTTTTCTTCCCAGCCAAAAAGCCAACTGGCCGGCGCAATCGGGCGGTACGACGGCGCGCGCTCGCCTATACTGGCGAGTACGCCAACTCATGCTCGCGTCACACTTTTCAATCATCGTGATTGCCTTCATCGCGGCGGTGGTTTTCACCGCGTTGGCGCGCGCGGCGGCGGTGCGCGTGGGATTGGTCGATCGGCCTGATCAACAACGCAAGATTCACGCCGGCGCAACTCCCCTGGGTGGCGGTGTCGCGGTCTTGTTGGCCGTCCTGGTGGGCGTGGGCAGTTGCGCCCTGGCGCCGAACCTGTCGGTGCATTTCTGGAGCCAGACCAATCGCGAACTGATTGGCTTGTCGCTGGGCGCGATCTTTATCTGCGGCGTCGGTCTCTTGGACGATTGGCTTGGGTTGCGCCCGCGGCAAAAGCTGGCCGGCCAGATCGTGGCTTGCTTGCTGGTCATGAGCACCGGCTTGGTGATTCACAACGTATCGCTATTCGGCGTGGAGGTCGAACTGGGGCTGCTGGCCTGGCCGCTCACGATCTTCTGGCTGTTGGGGGCGATCAATTCCGTTAATCTAATCGACGGCGCCGACGGCGTGGCCGCGACGGTGGGCATCGTGTTGTCGTTCACGATCGCGTGCATGGCGATCACTTCCGGCCACTTGTTTGAAGGGGTCATCGCCCTGGCCTTGGTAGGAAGCTTGTTTGGGTTTCTGGTCTTCAATTTTCCGCCGGCGACGATCTTTCTCGGCGACGCGGGCAGCATGATGGTGGGGCTGTTGGCTGGCTCGCTGGCGCTGCGCGGCGCCTTCAAAACCCCGACCAGCATCGCCATGCTCGCCCCCTTGGCCATCTGGGCGGTGCCGGCCTTCGATAGCTTGCTGGCCGTCGTGCGTCGACGATTGACCGGGCGTAGCATTGCGGTCTCCGATCGCGGCCACTTGCACCATTGCCTGCTGCGCCGAGGTTATGGCAATCGACAGATGCTGGTCTGGGTGGCGATTCTGTGCATGTTGACCTCGACTGGCGCGCTGATCAGCGTGCGAACCGGCAACGAATGGTACGCCATCGGCAGCGTCGCGCTGATGATCACGGTCATGCTGACAACCCACGCATTTGGTGGCGTCGAGTTGACGCTCGTGGCGAACTCGATGCGCAATCTCGGCGCGTCGATCCTGACGCCCCCTTGGCAGCGGAACGAAGCGCCCGAGTCGACGACTTTGCGGCTGCAAGGCTCGCGCGACTGGGAGTCGCTGTGGCGATTGGCGCTCAGCGCCGCCGATGACATGCACCTCAGCTACATGAGCTTGAATTTGAGCTTGCCGTGGCTGCACGAGGGCTTTCACGCTTCGTGGAAGTCGGCGCAGCACGCGCGCCGCGAAAACAAGTGGTACTTCGAAATCCCCCTCTATGCCGACACGCGACTGGTTGGGCAATTGAAAATGGCGGGGCAACTCGATCCTCACGCCGCCACCGAGCGGGCCGCGCGGCTGGCTGAATGGGTGGCACGATTTGAATCGTCGCTGGCTGAATTGGCGTCGGGCGCCCCCACCGACAGGGCGAGTCCCTCCACTGACGCTTCCACCGAGGCCAAGCTACGAGTCCGGCACTTTGGAGACGACGCCACCCAGGCATCCTAGGCTCATACCGCGACGCCGATTGGCCCCCTCGAGAATGAGCCGTCGCCTGATCCGTATCGGCGGCCTGGGCGGACTTTAAGGGCAGTCCGCCCTGACAATTCAAGCGAACGATTGTTACCCCGTCCCCAAGCGACGGCATACAATAAAAGGTGGTATTTTTAAGGGTCAGGGTGTGTCACCCAAAGGAACGGAGTGCGCGCCGAGATGGCTCCTAACTGGCCGCTTGCGATCACACCTAAGTAGCGACTGCTTGTTTGGTTACGCATCGAACATCAATACCCCGTGAAGCCATGACTTACGCCCCGAGCAGGGCGATTGCCGCTTGAGCCCATGTCTCGATTCAGGCGTTTGCCGCGAACCGTTTGAACTGTCCGTGCCGACTGTTGCCGATATGCCGATTCTCGCACCTGAAACATCCTTGTTTCCCCACGATCTCTTGGACCGGCCCTTGGCCACTGGGCAGTCATGGTGGGTGCTATACACCTTGTCGCGGCAAGAGAAGCTGCTGATGCGCCGGCTCGAAGCCCGCGGCGTCGCGTTCTTCTGCCCCATCGTGGCGCGAAGGCATCGGTCTCCCGGCGGCCGGGTGCGCGAAACGCAGTTGCCGCTGTTCTCGAACTACGTGTTCATCTGCGGCGACGAAGACGCTCGACGCACGGCACTGACCACCAATTGCGTCTCGCGGACGATCCAGCCCGACCATGCCGAACTGTTCCTGGCCGAGCTACGTCAGATTCGCCGGCTGATCGCCACCGGCGCGCCCTTGACCCCCGAGTGCCGCATTGTCGCCGGTCAGCGCGTCCGCGTTCGCAACGGCGCGTTCCGCGGCTTCGAAGGCATCGTCGTCCGGCGCGAAGCCGAAACGCGACTGCTCGTGGCCGTGAATTTCTTGCAACAAGGAGCCAGCGTGCTGCTGGACGACTGCCAGCTTGAGGTGCTCGGTTGATCCCGCTGGCTTTCTCGCCGCGCTGTTTCGAGAGGTCACGCGCCACGCGCGCCTAGAGCCTGTTATGTACTTGGNNNNNNNNNNNNNNNNNNNNNNNNNNNNNNNNNNNNNNNNNNNNNNNNNNNNNNNNNNNNNNNNNNNNNNNNNNNNNNTCCCAAAGTCAATAACAGGCTCTAGCCATGACTGACCGCCGGCCACGTCTGCTGTTCATCAATCGGTCCTACTGGCCCGACGTCGAAGCGACGGGGCAGTTGCTGACTGAGTTGTGCGAGGATCTGGCCGAGCGATTTGACGTGACGGTGATTGCCGGCCAGCCAAATGTGAATGCCGCCGCCGAACGATTCGTGCCCCGCGGCAAGTCGATGCACAATGGCGTTCACATCGAGCGGGTCAGTCACACCCAATTCAACAAGGCGTCGTTCTGGGGGCGCGCCTGCAACCAGGTGAGCTTTCTGCTGGCTGCCGCCTGGCGCTCGCTGGATACCGAGCGCCCCGACGTCGTGATCGCGGAAAGCGATCCGCCCTTGCTCTGTCTGTTAGGAGCGCTGCTCAAGCGGCGCCATGGCTGCCGACTGATCGCGTATTTGCAAGACATTTACCCTGACGTGGCGGTCGCGCTCGGCGCGCTCCGCGAAGGCTGGCTGACTGCCGCGCTGCGACGCGCCTTCCGCGCGGCCTTAAGGCAAGTCGATGTCGTGATCGTGCCGGGGCATGACATGCGCCGCTGGCTGGCTGGCGACGGTATCGCGGCCAAGCAAATCGAATGCGTGCCGAATTGGATCGATACTTCGCTGGTGCGACCGACCGAGGCGTCCTGGGCGTTCCGTGCGCAACAAGGCTGGCAAGACAAATTCGTCGTGATGTACTCCGGCAACCTGGGACTCAGCCAGCGGCTGGATGATGTGCTCGAAGCGGCGGCGCGACTCCGCTTGACTCACCCCCAGGTGCAAATCGTGTTGATCGGCGACGGGGCGCGCAAGCCGGCCCTGGAAGCCCGCGCGGCGGAACGGCAACTGGCCAATGTGCAATTCCTGCCCTATCAGCCCAAGGCCCGGCTGTCCGAAAGCCTGGGAGCGGCGGATTTGCATCTGATTCCGGTCGATTCGCGTGTGACCAACTACTTGTTCCCGAGTAAGCTATACGGCATTCTAGCGGCGGGGCGGCCAGCGTTGGTCATCGCTCCGTCGCACAGTGAGATCGCTCAACTCGTTCACGAACAAGATTGCGGTCGCGCGGTCGAGCCGCAGCGGATCGAGCAACTGGCCGCGGCCGTCGCCTGGTACGTCGATCAACCCGACGTGGCGCGCGAGCAGGGTCGCCGGGCGCGACAGTTGGCCGAGCGTGAGTACGATCGGCGCTTGCTGACCAGCCGTTTTGCCGAGTTGCTTGACCGCTTGACCGGAACTGCGAACACCGCGCACGCCGCTAACGACGTCGGCGCACCCCGTCGCCCGGCGGAAGTTGTCACCTCGGCCCAGGAATAAGCACCCGATGAGTTCATTGCAAGGTCGACGCGTGGTGGTCACGGGCGGCGCAGGATTCCTGGGTCGGCACGTCGTCCAGGAGTTGGAACATTACGAACCCAGGTCGGTGTTCGCCCCGCGCAGCGCCCAGTACGACTTGCGCACTAGCGATGGGATCGAGCGGTTGCTGGAAGACGCCCGCCCTCAAGTGATTATTCACCTGGCGGCTGTCGTCGGCGGCATTGGCGCCAATCGCGAGAACCCCGGCCGGTACTTCTATGACAATGCGATCATGGGCTTGATGCTACTGGAACAAGCCCGACTCGCTGGCATCGAGAAGTTCGTCGCGCTGGCCACGATTTGCGCCTATCCCAAGTTCACGCCCGTGCCGTTCCGCGAAGACGATCTCTGGAGCGGCTATCCCGAGGAGACGAATGCGCCCTACGGACTGGCCAAGAAAATGCTGCTGGTGCAGTCCCAGGCGTACCGCCAGCAATACGGCACCAGCGCGATCACGCTGTTCCCCGTGAACCTGTACGGCCCGCACGACAACTTTGACCCGCAGTCGAGCCACGTGATCCCCGCCCTGATCCGCAAGTTCGTCGAAGCGCGCGAACAAGGCGACAAGGAAGTTGAGGTCTGGGGAACGGGCCTGGCGTCGCGCGAGTTCTTGTTCGTGCGCGACGCGGCCCAAGGCATCGCCCTGGCCGCCGACCGCTACGACAAGGCCGACCCGGTCAACCTGGGAGCGGGTCAGGAAATCACGATCCGCGAGCTGGCCGAGTTGATCGCCAAACATTGCCGCTTTGAAGGCGCGCTGCGATTTGACCCCAGCAAGCCCGACGGCCAGCCACGCCGCGCGCTCGACACCACGCGGGCCAAGCGCGAGTTCGGCTTCACCGCCACCACCGAGTTCTCGGCAGGACTGCGCGAGACGATCGCCTGGTATGAAGAGCATCGGCACCAGCTCGATCAAACGGTTGACGAGATACCTGCCGCGCCAACGGCCGTGCCGCGCAAGGCCCGCTAATACCTTCGATTCATCATCCTGTTGAACGCCGAAACCTCTGTCGCTGAAACATCGAGCGCCGCCGGCGAGGCGTCTTCCTCGTCAGCGCCGCCGCTGCTCAAGGTCATCGAGCCACGGGCCGGCGCCTGGTCGGGCATGCTGCCCGAGCTGTGGCGCTACCGCGAGTTGCTTTACTTCCTGACGTGGCGTGACATCAAAGTACGCTACAAGCAGACCGTGCTGGGCGCCGCCTGGGCGATTCTTCAGCCGGTCATGGCAATGGTCGTGCTGAACATCTTCTTCGGTGAACTGGGAGGGATGAACAAGTCGACCGACGTCTGGTATCCCCTGTTCCTCTATGCCGGCTTGCTTCCCTGGACATTCTTTGCCACCGCCGTCGGCCAGTCGGCCAACAGTCTGATCGGCAACAGCGCGCTACTCACCAAGGTCTACTTCCCGCGGTTGCTGGTTCCAGCAGCGACGATTCTGGCGGCGCTCGTTGACTTTGCCATCGCGTTTGGCGTGCTGCTAGTGTTAATGGTTTGGAGCGGTACGAAGTTCACCCTTGGCTTGTTGCTGGTGCCGCCGCTGATGCTGGCGATGGTGTTGGCGGCCCTGGCCGTGGGGGCGTTCTTGGCGGCGGCGACGGTGCGCTACCGAGACTTCCGCTACGTGGTGCCGTTCCTGCTGCAAATGTGGATGTTCGCCAGCCCCGTGGCTTACCAGCTCGATCAAAACAAGCTGCTCGCCCAGCACCACCTGTCGGAAAGTTGGCGGCTGGTCTACGCCTTGAATCCCGTGGCGGGGCCCATTCTGGCCCTTCGCGCGGCCGTGTTGGGCGAACCCTGGCCCGGCGTCGAATTGGCCATTTCGCTGGCGTCGACCGTGGCGTTGTTGCTACTGGGGTTGCGTTACTTCCTCCGCGTCGAGCGGCAGTTGGCCGACATCGTATGACCGCGGCCACCACCAGCCATCGACAGGAGCTTCGGACTTGAACCGGCTTTGGTACGCGCGCTGGATGCTGTTGGCCGGTTTGCTCAGCCTGGGAGCCGGCATTTTTGCCTGGTGGGTCCAGTATGAAATCGAAGCGCAAATCGAATCGAGCTTCTATGGTAAGCAATTGACAATCTCGGACGACGGCAAGTTGTTCGCCATTGGCACCGGAGTCTCGTGGCTGACGATCCGCGGCGCGCAAGACGGCGAGGTCCTGGCCCGGCGCAAGGAAGAAACTGTGCCCGTCTCGCTCGGTTTCAGCGACACCGGCCAGCAGTTGCTCTATGGAGGGCACGGACTCGTGCCTTCCACGGCGCTGGTTCGCAATGGGCATATCAAGGTCTACGAGAGCAAGAACCTGAACCAACAGCGCCGCATCCGCGTGCTCGGTGGGATCGTCAATGAGTGTGCCTGGGGGGCGGATAGCTCGATGATCGGCATCGTCCGATTCGCCGTGGGCAAATGGGACATGAAAACAGGCAACCGCGTCGTGTCGTACGAATTGCCAAGCCTTACCGGAGGACGTTTACGAGTGACCGACGGCGGTGTCTGGTTCGTGTACGGCGTGACGGGGCACGGCGGCAAGCAAATCATCGTCTATGACCCCAAGAACAAACGCACCCTACTGGATCAGACTCAGCCAGACCTGGCTGTCCATCACACGCACCTCTCGGCCGATGGCCGCTGGCTGGCTGTTGCGGCCGAGACGGCGGGGCGGCGCGGAAAACTGCAAGTCTGGGATGTGCCCGCCGGTCGCCGGGTGGCCGACATCAAACTGGAACAGTCGCAACGGCAAGTGCAATTTGGCGCCGGTGACCTGCTCTTTTCGGCGGGGGGCGAAGGTCAGCTCAACCGCTGGGAGTTCCGTCCCGACGCCGGCCTGAAATTGGTCAAGCAATTCTCCACCGGCGAGCCGTCGCTCGATCTGGTCAGTTGGACCCCCGATGGTCGGCGCGCGGCCGTGGCGTCGGAGTGGTCGCTCTCGATCTTCGACGGCGAAAGCGGCGATCGGCTGGTTCGCCCGATCGAACGGATGCCCACGCACGCCCAGCGGCGCTACGCGATGCTGGCCCGTTACGCCTTATTCGTCGTGTCGTTGGGATCGATCCTGGGCTGGTACTACATTCGCCCGCTGCGTCCGTTGCGCCGCCGATGACCGCACCCATCATTCGCGTCGAGCATTTGAAAAAGCGTTACCGCATCGGTGCCTTGGCCGAGCGGCGCACCACGCTGCGCGAAGCGCTGGCGAACGCCCTTCGACAACCCTGGCAAAGGCTGCGCAGCGCGCGGAGCGAGCCCACGGGCGCGGAACAATTCTGGGCCTTGGACGATGTTTCGTTCGAGGTCAACGCCGGAGACGCCATTGGCATCATCGGGCGCAACGGGGCCGGCAAGAGCACGCTGCTCAAGGTGCTGTCCCAGATCACCGAGCCGACGGCCGGCCGAATCGAACTGCGCGGGCGCGTGGCCAGTTTGCTCGAAGTGGGGACCGGGTTTCATTCCGAACTGACCGGCCGCGAGAACATTTACCTGAACGGCGCGATCCTGGGCATGACCCGCGCCGAGATCAAGCGGAAGTTCGACGAGATCGTGGCATTTGCCGAAGTGGAACGCTTTCTCGATACGCAAGTCAAGTATTACAGCAGCGGCATGTACATGCGGCTGGCGTTCGCGGTGGCGGCCCATTTGGAGCCGGAAATACTGATCGTCGACGAAGTGCTGGCCGTCGGGGATTTGGCCTTTCAAAAAAAATGCCTGGGGAAAATGGAGGAGGTGACACATCACAAGGGCCGCACGGTCCTGTTTGTCAGTCACAGCATGCAAGCGATCACCACGCTTTGCTCCCAGGCAGTGCTCTTGGACCGCGGTCGGGTACTGAAAGTCGGAGCGGTTCAAGACGTCGCGAGCGCCTATCTTCAACAGCTAAGCACTGTCAATGAAACAACGGTCTGGCAAGGCGATGCGGGAAACGACCTCTTGCGACTCAAATGCGCACGAGTCATCGGTGGCGCTGGCGGCGTATTTGGGACAGACGATGAACTGCGCATCCAGATGATCGCCGAGGTGCGTCAGCCCATCACTGGACTGGTTTATGCCATCGAGATTTACTCGATCGGCCGGCAATTGCTCGCCTATACAGCGCACGACGACGCCCACGAGCCACCAGCGCCACGGATTCCACCCGGGCCATTTGCCTGGGAATTGATAATCCCCGGCAATTCATTTGCATCCGGCACCTATGAGTTTCGGCTCGACGTCGGCATTCACAACGGCAAACGGTTGGTAAACGAGCGAATCGCATTTTCCATCACTTTTGAAAACCTGCGTGGGATTGGCCGCCGTTTTGAAAGCAGTTGGACTCAATGCTTTCGTCCAAATTGGCAATGGCGCCGAATCAGCGCGACAGAGCATGACCTGCCGTTGACCACGATCGCCGGATCGACCGATGTACCGGCGTCTGTAGCGGACGCGGAACGGCAATCTTAACACCCATGCGAATTCGGGGGCATTCTGGTTGCGAGGTTTCGTTCATTGACGAGTCCACGATTCGCAAGTCCGCCAAGGCCCAGCTTTCTCAACGACTTAAGAGACAGATTGAAAAGCAACAAGACTTTTCCAGCGCGGCGCCATTCGAACGAATTCGTACTCCGCGAGTGCTGCGTGTCAATTCAACGTCCGATGCGTACTACGCCGATATGGAGTTTATCTCCGCCAAGGACTTTGTTCAGTTCTTGACCGAGGCCGGCCAGGATGCGCTCGATGGGTTCTTGGAAACCGTCAGTGGATTCATCCACGCGAATCTCGCCAACTCACGTGTGGTCGAAGTGGGCCACTTGGTTGACGCCAAACTCATTGAGCTGGAGCGCCAGAACATCCCCGCACAATTCATCGCCGCGGCGCGCGAGCAGTGCGCCGATGGCGTCGTCATTCCCGTTGGGCCCTGCCACGGAGATTTGACGCTTTCGAATATCCTGTTTCAGACGTCGCGAATCTACTTGCTTGATTTCTTGGACGGCTTCGTTGAATCGCCCATCCTCGACATCGTCAAGCTGCGACAAGACACCTGTTTTGGCTGGTCAATCGAGTTATACGACCTTGAGTTCGATCGGACCAAGGTGCGGATTGCGCTTCGATACCTTGACCGGCACATCGAAAGTGCTTTCGCGACGT encodes the following:
- a CDS encoding phosphotransferase — protein: MRIRGHSGCEVSFIDESTIRKSAKAQLSQRLKRQIEKQQDFSSAAPFERIRTPRVLRVNSTSDAYYADMEFISAKDFVQFLTEAGQDALDGFLETVSGFIHANLANSRVVEVGHLVDAKLIELERQNIPAQFIAAAREQCADGVVIPVGPCHGDLTLSNILFQTSRIYLLDFLDGFVESPILDIVKLRQDTCFGWSIELYDLEFDRTKVRIALRYLDRHIESAFATFDWYQRHYDLFQLINWMRILPYCRGRQTAGFVSRRLAQIVGDYHLTTVQAETDHSRDVPMTPQGEHS
- a CDS encoding ABC transporter ATP-binding protein, whose amino-acid sequence is MTAPIIRVEHLKKRYRIGALAERRTTLREALANALRQPWQRLRSARSEPTGAEQFWALDDVSFEVNAGDAIGIIGRNGAGKSTLLKVLSQITEPTAGRIELRGRVASLLEVGTGFHSELTGRENIYLNGAILGMTRAEIKRKFDEIVAFAEVERFLDTQVKYYSSGMYMRLAFAVAAHLEPEILIVDEVLAVGDLAFQKKCLGKMEEVTHHKGRTVLFVSHSMQAITTLCSQAVLLDRGRVLKVGAVQDVASAYLQQLSTVNETTVWQGDAGNDLLRLKCARVIGGAGGVFGTDDELRIQMIAEVRQPITGLVYAIEIYSIGRQLLAYTAHDDAHEPPAPRIPPGPFAWELIIPGNSFASGTYEFRLDVGIHNGKRLVNERIAFSITFENLRGIGRRFESSWTQCFRPNWQWRRISATEHDLPLTTIAGSTDVPASVADAERQS